A region from the Wolbachia endosymbiont (group A) of Rhinocyllus conicus genome encodes:
- a CDS encoding DUF4143 domain-containing protein, which translates to MRQWLNILEASYLIFFLQPFHQSFNKRLIKMPKLYFYDTGLACTLLGLEKENQLETHYLKGALFENLIVLEIFKRRLNQGLPANLYFWRDRTRHEVDLLAEWGGCY; encoded by the coding sequence ATGCGGCAGTGGCTGAATATTTTGGAAGCTAGTTACCTAATATTTTTTCTTCAACCATTTCACCAAAGTTTCAACAAGCGTCTAATCAAGATGCCAAAGTTATACTTCTATGACACTGGTCTTGCTTGTACGCTCCTTGGCCTTGAAAAGGAGAATCAACTAGAAACACACTACCTTAAAGGAGCTCTGTTTGAAAATTTGATTGTTTTGGAGATTTTCAAGAGGCGCCTCAATCAGGGGTTACCTGCTAATCTATATTTTTGGCGTGACCGAACGAGACACGAAGTAGATTTATTAGCAGAATGGGGTGGATGCTATTGA
- a CDS encoding type II toxin-antitoxin system RelE family toxin: MQNSLGMKTSTGDNYLICYEENVVHKDIPNLPKTIWSRIKEIVKERLTLSPEKSGDPLLGEFKGYRRIRTGDYRLIYRVIKSERIVIITAIEHREYIYGD, encoded by the coding sequence ATGCAAAATTCATTAGGCATGAAGACATCAACTGGTGATAATTACTTAATCTGTTATGAGGAAAATGTAGTTCACAAAGATATTCCAAACCTTCCTAAGACAATATGGTCAAGGATAAAAGAAATTGTAAAAGAGCGCCTTACGCTTTCCCCTGAGAAGTCAGGGGATCCCTTGCTTGGTGAATTCAAAGGATACCGTAGAATACGAACAGGTGATTACCGCTTGATCTATCGAGTAATTAAATCAGAACGTATAGTAATAATTACTGCAATAGAGCATAGAGAATACATTTACGGAGATTAA
- a CDS encoding DUF6290 family protein, which produces MADSGVNISEKVLKDLARLAKVKNQSVQELAEQFIQEAIENEEDMAIAKLAVQRDTRNAKFIRHEDINW; this is translated from the coding sequence ATGGCAGATTCAGGCGTTAATATTAGTGAAAAAGTTTTAAAAGATCTTGCTCGTCTAGCTAAAGTAAAAAACCAATCAGTTCAAGAGCTAGCAGAGCAGTTTATACAAGAAGCAATTGAAAATGAAGAAGATATGGCGATAGCCAAACTCGCTGTTCAACGCGACACTCGAAATGCAAAATTCATTAGGCATGAAGACATCAACTGGTGA
- a CDS encoding type II toxin-antitoxin system RelE family toxin, with translation MAKTSGNKPYTIKYLKRVREEDIPSLPENIKTGIKKAVRERLTVDPIKLGEPLHHSLKGHKRLRVSNYRIIYRVNTVEHKVTIVAIGHRDTIYEKAKKILSRH, from the coding sequence ATAGCGAAGACGTCTGGGAATAAACCATATACCATCAAATACCTCAAGCGTGTTCGTGAGGAGGATATACCATCCTTACCAGAGAATATAAAGACAGGAATCAAAAAAGCGGTAAGAGAGCGACTTACAGTTGATCCAATAAAACTTGGTGAGCCGCTACATCATAGCTTAAAAGGACACAAAAGGCTAAGAGTTAGTAATTATCGCATTATATATCGCGTAAACACTGTAGAACACAAAGTAACCATCGTTGCAATAGGACACAGAGATACCATTTATGAGAAGGCTAAGAAGATACTTAGTAGGCATTAA
- a CDS encoding AAA family ATPase: MIIVVGGQKGGSGKTTIATNIATMRVMENRNVLLYDIDPQRTATLWVSRRREDQSLPGISISREVLGKRTIDVGIVIINQLQALRSEHQEVVVDVGGANNQVLRAALSLADLAIFPMVPSGFDMWTIETLSDLVAGAQRCKKNFNAKVLLNKVNTNPVTAKKEIEECDDFLSDFDNLTRFDNFLSERIAVRRASNEGMATVEYKPADLKATEEIKSIYKEVLNAR; the protein is encoded by the coding sequence ATGATAATAGTTGTCGGTGGTCAAAAAGGGGGTAGCGGCAAAACAACTATAGCCACGAATATAGCGACGATGCGCGTCATGGAAAATAGAAATGTCCTTCTCTATGATATTGATCCGCAAAGGACAGCTACCTTATGGGTATCAAGACGAAGGGAGGACCAAAGTCTACCGGGAATTAGCATTAGTCGAGAGGTATTAGGTAAGCGAACAATTGATGTTGGTATAGTAATAATAAATCAACTACAAGCTTTACGGTCCGAACATCAAGAGGTTGTTGTTGATGTAGGTGGTGCTAATAATCAAGTATTGAGAGCTGCTTTGTCATTAGCTGACCTAGCTATATTTCCCATGGTTCCATCTGGATTTGATATGTGGACAATTGAAACTCTTAGCGATTTAGTTGCCGGTGCTCAAAGATGCAAGAAAAACTTTAACGCAAAAGTACTACTTAATAAAGTTAATACCAACCCAGTCACAGCTAAAAAAGAAATCGAAGAATGTGATGATTTTTTAAGTGATTTTGACAACCTAACAAGATTCGATAATTTTTTAAGTGAACGAATTGCGGTACGACGAGCCTCTAACGAAGGTATGGCAACTGTTGAATATAAACCAGCAGATTTAAAGGCAACTGAGGAAATCAAATCTATTTATAAGGAGGTCTTAAATGCCCGCTAA
- a CDS encoding Fic family protein codes for MDKNTDMFDISKIEITPEILKLVAEIDEFKGAWQLFGNLAPERLQMLKKIATIESIGSSTRIEGAKLSDREVEQLLSKLDTRSFRSRDEQEIAGYAYVCEEVFQNFETMPFTENIIKQFHIWLLQFSYKDQRHMGEYKKFPNHVEAFDESGKSLGIIFETASPFETVIQMQELIYWTSQQLGVKSSHPLLIIGIFIVTFLAIHPFQDGNGRLSRILTTFLLLKLGYTYVPYSSLESVIESNKESYYLALRRTQQSLKTSGYDFNPWLMFFLRSLQKQKSHLEQKVSHEKVLNLYLPPLSAKILVLLSKHGRLTMKDLENITKANRNTLKKHVSNLVKSNYITQHGKGKATWYVSI; via the coding sequence TTGGATAAGAATACGGATATGTTTGATATTTCAAAAATTGAAATAACACCTGAAATACTAAAATTAGTTGCTGAGATTGATGAATTTAAAGGAGCATGGCAATTATTTGGTAATTTAGCTCCAGAACGTTTACAAATGCTCAAAAAAATTGCAACAATTGAAAGTATTGGTTCTTCTACTCGTATTGAAGGGGCAAAATTATCAGACCGTGAAGTTGAACAATTATTATCCAAACTTGATACACGCTCATTTCGTTCTCGGGATGAACAAGAAATAGCTGGGTATGCGTATGTGTGTGAGGAGGTATTTCAAAACTTTGAAACTATGCCGTTCACAGAAAACATCATAAAACAGTTTCATATCTGGCTTTTGCAATTTTCATATAAAGATCAAAGACACATGGGAGAATATAAGAAATTTCCCAATCATGTTGAAGCGTTTGATGAATCTGGAAAAAGCTTAGGCATAATTTTTGAAACAGCTTCTCCATTTGAAACGGTGATACAAATGCAAGAACTTATTTATTGGACTAGCCAGCAATTAGGAGTGAAATCGTCACACCCTCTATTAATTATTGGCATTTTTATAGTTACTTTTTTGGCCATCCACCCCTTTCAAGATGGAAATGGAAGGTTATCACGTATTCTTACAACTTTCTTGTTGCTAAAGTTAGGGTATACATACGTACCTTACAGTTCTCTTGAAAGTGTAATTGAAAGTAACAAGGAGAGTTATTACTTAGCTTTGCGTCGTACTCAACAATCTTTGAAAACGAGCGGCTATGATTTTAATCCATGGCTTATGTTTTTTTTAAGATCACTGCAAAAGCAAAAGTCTCATCTTGAGCAAAAGGTGTCACATGAAAAGGTATTAAATCTTTATTTACCACCACTTTCAGCTAAAATATTAGTTTTGCTTAGCAAACATGGACGTCTTACAATGAAGGATTTAGAAAATATTACTAAAGCAAACCGCAATACCTTAAAGAAGCATGTATCTAATCTTGTGAAGAGTAATTACATTACTCAGCATGGAAAAGGAAAAGCAACTTGGTATGTAAGCATTTAG
- a CDS encoding IS5 family transposase, with product MPQKMKVSNQNEYNKFLEKRGNIFRYIDEAIENWYENSPKMQGGNYIYSDKVVILVHIIVNLFRIGLRQTVGFIKGYLQQIGKNLAVISYSQASRRFKKLNIKINDCRVDKSNMENIEIIIDSTSISIYSNTPGHSKENSADRKYRSYEQVRKLHVMLSVNSKKAIAARYSNGVYSDHYGACDLLEEVNFQHKIKALYADRAYDRHKLYKLCKKYDIKTKVLPKKDAAEHSKIDYMSDRNAAIRLIKLYGQDGVKEWKKEAIYGKRSYIEGFFSRLKQVFGFSFRNKSEVNREKELLIKCYLLNKFTDIGMAKFEIIT from the coding sequence ATGCCACAGAAAATGAAAGTCAGTAACCAAAACGAATATAACAAATTCCTTGAAAAAAGGGGAAATATTTTTCGTTACATCGATGAAGCTATCGAAAATTGGTATGAAAATAGTCCAAAAATGCAGGGCGGCAACTATATTTACAGTGATAAAGTCGTAATTTTGGTGCATATAATTGTCAATCTTTTTAGAATTGGGTTAAGACAAACGGTGGGGTTTATAAAAGGATATCTGCAACAAATAGGAAAAAATTTGGCAGTTATCAGCTATTCACAAGCATCAAGAAGGTTTAAAAAACTTAATATTAAGATAAATGATTGCAGGGTTGATAAAAGCAACATGGAAAATATTGAAATTATCATAGATAGCACAAGTATCAGCATTTACAGTAACACTCCTGGCCACAGTAAGGAAAACAGTGCAGATAGAAAGTACCGAAGCTACGAGCAAGTAAGAAAGTTACATGTTATGTTAAGTGTGAATAGTAAAAAAGCTATAGCTGCAAGATACAGTAATGGCGTCTACTCTGACCACTATGGAGCTTGCGATTTGCTTGAAGAAGTTAATTTTCAGCACAAAATAAAAGCATTATATGCAGATAGGGCATACGATAGGCACAAACTTTATAAATTGTGTAAGAAATACGATATAAAGACAAAAGTTCTACCAAAAAAGGATGCAGCAGAACATTCAAAAATAGATTATATGTCTGACAGGAATGCTGCTATTAGGTTAATAAAATTATATGGACAAGATGGTGTAAAAGAGTGGAAAAAGGAAGCAATTTATGGAAAGAGATCTTACATAGAAGGATTTTTCTCAAGGTTGAAGCAAGTATTTGGATTTAGCTTTAGGAATAAATCTGAAGTAAATCGTGAAAAAGAATTACTAATTAAGTGCTATTTGCTCAACAAATTCACTGATATTGGTATGGCTAAATTTGAAATCATTACATAA
- a CDS encoding recombinase family protein, whose translation MGFKEDQMVTVSLYARVSSGKQAQENTIASQVAALEKQISTDGYKLLSEYKFIDNGYSGSNLVRPDLEKLRDKVTEGKIDRIYIHSPDRLSRKYAYQMVLLEEFEKAGAETVFLNYEINDNPESQLLLQMQGMIAEYERAKIMERSRRGKIYAANKGCVSVMGGAPYGYRYIDKYMGGGQALFEINEEEANVVRKVFLWIGRERTSIGEVCRRLNTMSIITRTGKKYWDRSVIWGMLKNPAYKGQAAFGKTKVGIKLQHIRPQKHSCEQPKDNYSTYSVEKANWIYVKVPNIVDEDVFDIVQEQLAENRKIARTRERGAKYLLQGLIVCKRCRYAYYGSPVRNKRGEKIDHYAYYRCIGRDSYRFGGNKICDNKHIRTDALETAVWEEVKHLLKNPNRVLEEYRRRLSELKKSSWDQKSDLLEKQENKLKRGIARLIDSYAQEYINQEEFEPRIKAMKQSLKTIEEEKKRIFDQKKLKQELTLVVTNLEDFSSNITSNLDNADWLTKRDIIRTLVKRIEINLEDVNVVFRVKELPNSPGNNREEKKNLQHCWRGIRTVVCHALE comes from the coding sequence ATGGGATTCAAGGAGGATCAAATGGTAACAGTGAGTTTATATGCAAGAGTTTCTTCGGGGAAACAAGCACAAGAAAATACAATAGCAAGTCAAGTTGCAGCTTTAGAGAAGCAAATTAGTACGGATGGATACAAATTATTAAGTGAGTATAAATTTATTGATAATGGCTACAGTGGATCTAATCTAGTCCGTCCTGATCTAGAAAAGTTACGTGATAAAGTAACAGAAGGTAAAATTGATAGAATTTACATTCATTCACCTGATCGCTTATCTAGAAAATATGCATATCAAATGGTATTACTTGAAGAATTTGAGAAAGCAGGAGCAGAAACGGTTTTCTTAAATTATGAGATTAACGATAATCCAGAATCTCAATTGCTGTTACAAATGCAAGGTATGATAGCAGAATATGAACGAGCGAAAATTATGGAACGAAGTCGTCGCGGAAAGATTTATGCAGCTAATAAAGGTTGTGTAAGCGTAATGGGAGGAGCTCCTTATGGTTATCGTTATATAGATAAATATATGGGAGGAGGACAAGCTTTATTTGAAATAAACGAAGAAGAAGCTAATGTTGTTAGGAAAGTATTTTTGTGGATAGGAAGAGAAAGGACAAGTATTGGGGAAGTGTGTCGTCGGCTAAACACTATGTCTATTATAACACGAACAGGAAAAAAGTACTGGGATAGAAGTGTGATTTGGGGTATGTTAAAAAATCCTGCTTACAAAGGACAAGCGGCTTTTGGTAAAACAAAAGTAGGTATAAAGTTACAACATATCAGACCACAGAAACATTCTTGTGAACAACCGAAAGATAATTACTCTACCTATTCTGTTGAAAAAGCAAATTGGATTTATGTTAAAGTGCCAAATATAGTGGACGAAGATGTATTTGATATAGTTCAAGAACAATTAGCTGAGAATAGAAAAATAGCAAGGACAAGAGAAAGAGGAGCAAAATATTTACTACAAGGTTTAATCGTATGTAAGCGTTGTCGTTATGCATATTACGGAAGTCCTGTAAGAAATAAGCGAGGAGAAAAAATTGATCATTATGCTTATTATCGTTGTATTGGTAGAGATTCTTACCGTTTTGGTGGTAATAAAATTTGTGATAATAAACACATTCGTACAGATGCATTAGAAACAGCCGTTTGGGAAGAGGTTAAGCATTTATTGAAAAATCCAAATAGGGTTTTAGAAGAATACAGGCGTAGACTTTCAGAGCTTAAAAAATCATCATGGGATCAAAAAAGCGATTTACTAGAGAAACAAGAAAATAAATTAAAACGTGGTATTGCTAGACTTATTGATAGTTATGCTCAAGAATATATTAATCAAGAAGAATTTGAACCACGAATTAAAGCAATGAAACAAAGTTTAAAAACAATTGAAGAGGAGAAGAAAAGGATATTCGATCAAAAGAAATTAAAACAGGAATTAACTTTGGTTGTAACCAATTTAGAAGACTTTTCTTCCAATATTACATCAAACCTTGATAACGCAGACTGGCTAACTAAACGTGATATTATTAGAACGTTAGTCAAGAGAATTGAAATTAACCTTGAGGACGTAAATGTGGTATTTCGTGTAAAAGAGCTACCAAACTCTCCTGGAAATAATCGAGAAGAAAAGAAAAATTTGCAACATTGTTGGCGGGGTATTCGTACAGTTGTGTGTCATGCACTGGAATGA
- the acnA gene encoding aconitate hydratase AcnA, producing MNNSLNAKTTLNIDGKSYNYFSLNSASEFLGIDVTKLPCSLKVLLENLLRNEDGVNVKLDDIKILASCVNKHANHEISYKPARVLMQDFTGVPAVVDLASMRSYVKKNGGDPSSINPSVPVDLVIDHSVQVDSYGSVSAFSKNVELEVKRNLERYQFLKWGESSFTNFRVVPPGTGICHQVNLEYLAQVVCNNDGVIYPDTLVGTDSHTTMVNGLSVLGWGVGGIEAESVMLGQPISMVIPEVVGFKLIGRLPEGVTATDLVLTVTNILRTKGVVGKFVEFYGDGLDYLSLADRATIANMAPEYGATCGFFPIDQKTLDYLNLTGRPKELIKLVEAYAKEQGLWRSSDELAFFDTLELDLSSVKPVMAGPKRPQDKVFLSQVAESFSKSFSVNELKESDKLQDGSVVIAAITSCTNTSNPSVMIAAGLVARNAIKLGLKSKPWVKTSLAPGSQVVTEYLEKSGLQVDLNALGFNLVGYGCTTCIGNSGPLNKDIEDGIKNKNLTVAAVLSGNRNFEGRIHPLVKANYLASPPLIVAYALAGTVQIDLTKDSICKDKNGNDVYLKDIWPINNEIEDCVKSVVTREMFIQKYKDVFSGDEHWRKIKCEKSEIYNWDANSTYIQDPPYFDNLSPKNNKDKTIDIKGAQILAMFGDSVTTDHISPAGNIASSSPAGIYLKNLGIEPQDFNSYGSRRGNHNVMMRGTFANIRIKNEMVSIEGGYTKYIPSQETMSIFDAAMRYKESNVPLIIVAGKEYGTGSSRDWAAKGTLLLGIKVVIAESFERIHRSNLVGMGVLPLIFQNGITRKIFDGSEIISIKGEIVPSGNLECIIKRKDSSKQSIQLKCCVQTATEIKYLMHGGVLSYILAQSF from the coding sequence ATGAATAATTCTTTAAACGCAAAAACGACTTTAAACATTGACGGGAAGTCATACAACTATTTTAGCCTAAATAGTGCTAGTGAATTTTTAGGAATAGATGTAACTAAATTGCCCTGCTCACTTAAGGTTCTGCTTGAAAATTTATTGCGCAATGAAGATGGAGTAAACGTAAAGCTGGATGATATAAAAATACTAGCAAGTTGCGTTAATAAACACGCTAATCATGAAATTAGCTACAAGCCAGCAAGGGTGTTGATGCAAGATTTTACAGGGGTTCCTGCTGTCGTCGATTTAGCTTCTATGCGGAGTTATGTCAAGAAAAATGGAGGCGATCCAAGCAGCATAAATCCGTCTGTGCCCGTTGATCTTGTGATCGACCATTCTGTTCAAGTAGATAGTTATGGAAGTGTTTCCGCATTCAGTAAGAATGTTGAGCTAGAAGTAAAAAGAAATTTGGAGAGATATCAATTTTTAAAGTGGGGGGAATCGTCCTTCACAAATTTTAGAGTAGTACCACCAGGTACTGGAATTTGCCACCAAGTGAATCTTGAATATTTAGCGCAAGTTGTGTGTAATAATGATGGAGTCATATATCCTGACACTTTAGTTGGTACTGACAGCCATACTACAATGGTTAACGGGTTATCAGTCCTTGGTTGGGGTGTTGGAGGCATAGAAGCTGAGTCTGTAATGCTTGGTCAACCAATTAGTATGGTGATTCCAGAAGTAGTTGGATTTAAATTAATTGGCAGACTGCCGGAAGGAGTAACTGCGACTGATTTAGTGCTGACGGTTACCAATATCCTAAGAACGAAAGGTGTTGTTGGTAAATTTGTAGAGTTTTATGGTGATGGTTTAGATTATTTATCTTTGGCAGATAGAGCCACTATAGCAAACATGGCCCCAGAGTATGGTGCAACTTGTGGATTTTTTCCAATTGATCAGAAAACGCTAGATTATTTAAACTTGACCGGAAGGCCAAAAGAGCTGATTAAATTAGTTGAGGCTTATGCGAAAGAGCAAGGACTGTGGCGTAGCAGTGACGAGTTAGCGTTTTTTGACACACTAGAGCTTGATTTATCAAGCGTGAAGCCAGTAATGGCTGGTCCCAAAAGACCACAAGATAAGGTTTTTCTTTCACAAGTGGCAGAGTCTTTTTCTAAATCATTTTCAGTTAACGAATTAAAGGAAAGTGATAAGCTTCAAGATGGAAGTGTAGTTATTGCAGCAATAACAAGCTGCACTAACACCTCAAATCCAAGTGTAATGATTGCTGCAGGTCTTGTAGCTCGTAATGCAATTAAACTTGGATTAAAATCAAAGCCTTGGGTTAAAACTTCTCTTGCTCCAGGGTCACAAGTTGTAACAGAATATTTAGAAAAGTCAGGGTTGCAGGTAGATCTGAATGCTTTGGGCTTTAATTTAGTTGGATATGGTTGCACAACTTGCATTGGGAATTCTGGTCCACTTAATAAAGATATAGAGGATGGTATTAAAAACAAAAACTTAACCGTTGCTGCAGTTTTATCTGGCAATCGTAACTTTGAAGGAAGAATTCATCCGTTAGTCAAAGCTAATTACTTGGCATCTCCGCCACTTATTGTTGCATATGCACTTGCAGGCACTGTGCAAATTGATTTGACAAAAGATTCAATATGCAAAGATAAGAATGGAAATGATGTCTATCTCAAAGATATATGGCCAATAAACAATGAAATCGAAGATTGTGTTAAAAGTGTGGTAACACGTGAGATGTTCATACAAAAGTATAAGGATGTTTTTTCTGGTGATGAACATTGGCGAAAGATAAAGTGTGAAAAAAGTGAAATCTATAATTGGGATGCAAACAGCACTTACATACAAGATCCGCCCTATTTTGATAATTTATCACCTAAAAATAATAAAGATAAAACAATCGATATAAAAGGTGCACAAATATTGGCAATGTTTGGCGATAGCGTAACCACTGATCACATTTCCCCTGCTGGAAATATTGCCTCAAGTAGTCCTGCAGGTATATATTTAAAAAATCTTGGAATTGAGCCACAGGACTTTAATTCGTATGGATCTCGTCGTGGTAACCACAATGTAATGATGCGTGGAACTTTTGCTAACATTAGAATAAAAAATGAAATGGTAAGCATCGAAGGCGGCTATACAAAATATATTCCTTCTCAAGAAACTATGTCGATTTTTGATGCAGCAATGCGCTACAAAGAAAGTAATGTTCCTCTCATCATTGTGGCAGGAAAGGAGTATGGCACAGGTTCAAGTAGGGATTGGGCAGCAAAAGGTACTTTATTGTTGGGGATTAAAGTTGTAATTGCAGAAAGCTTTGAGCGTATACATAGGTCCAACTTGGTCGGCATGGGTGTTCTTCCACTTATATTCCAAAATGGAATAACCAGAAAGATATTTGATGGTAGTGAGATAATAAGCATAAAAGGTGAAATAGTGCCAAGTGGAAATTTAGAATGTATCATCAAAAGAAAGGATAGTTCAAAGCAATCAATTCAACTCAAATGCTGTGTACAAACCGCAACTGAGATTAAATACTTAATGCATGGCGGAGTGTTAAGCTACATACTTGCACAATCCTTTTAA